In a single window of the Falco rusticolus isolate bFalRus1 chromosome 13, bFalRus1.pri, whole genome shotgun sequence genome:
- the AMOTL2 gene encoding angiomotin-like protein 2 isoform X1 translates to MRTAEESNGTVLHRLIQEQLRYGNLTENRTLLAIQQQALRGGGGPGGAGSPRSSLESLSAEESQMVQQSARQEPQGQEHHSDHVYLESSVHRLCQPLHKGEELPTYEEAKAHSQYYASQRGGQRGENGPRGAESGTRRPDEGLKDLKHGHVRSLSERLMRMSLERNGAKAQSPISASHSYPQLSRHHQLAALRGQHPEGPEPRGPPPEYPYVIPSQDAYLAEPQPCSREGPGYQHPEIRVLPTHVPTAFLPLPGSLCPGALGPAGVEALVSAQAVSAGSRLARADAVLRENERLQRETEKLRRELESCTEKASRIQKLESEIQRISEDYENLVKASSKREALEKAMRNKRDGEMRRLQDFNRDLKERLESANKQLASKTQESQESNQGSVAKLLAQSYEHQQEKEKLEREVSLLRSANEDQRRRAELLEQALGSAQARAAKAEAELRKKRAYVEKVERLQAALGQLQAACEKREQLELRLRTRLEQELKMLRAQQRQAGAVGGGMPELSAHTLSEQLREKEEKILALEADMTKWEQKYLEECTMRQFAMDAAATAAAQRDTTLISHSPRHSPNSSFNEDLLLASHKHQEMENRLKALHAQILEKDAVIKVLQQRSRRDPSKALQGSLRPAKSVPSIFAASAAPSWPGAGQSDRLAEGSSRGIAAGKATAEGAAAPAALPLPSHSKHGSKDGSTQTDGVAESSEQGEGTEHPAGALESSAAARAPDLSDMVEILI, encoded by the exons ATGCGGACGGCCGAGGAGTCCAACGGGACGGTCCTGCACCGCCTGATCCAGGAGCAGCTGCGCTACGGGAACCTGACGGAGAACCGCACGCTGCTGGCCATCCAGCAGCAGGCCctgcgcggcggggggggccccgggggggccggcagcccccgctCCTCCCTGGAGAGCCTCAGCGCCGAGGAGAGCCAAATGGTGCAGCAGTCGGCGCGGCAGGAGCCGCAGGGCCAGGAGCATCACTCCGACCACGTCTACCTGGAGAGCAGCGTCCATcggctctgccagcccctgcacaAGGGCGAGGAGCTGCCCACCTACGAGGAGGCCAAGGCGCACTCCCAGTACTACGCCTCgcagcggggcgggcagcggggggaAAATGGTCCGCGCGGGGCCGAGAGCGGCACCCGCCGCCCCGACGAGGGGCTGAAGGACCTGAAGCACGGCCACGTGCGGTCGCTGAGCGAGCGGCTGATGCGGATGTCGCTGGAGAGGAATGGGGCCAAAGCGCAGAGCCCCATCAGCGCCTCCCACAGCTACCCCCAGCTCTCCCGCCACCACCAGCTCGCTGCCCTGCGAGGGCAGCACCCAGAGGGGCCGGAGCCACGGGGACCACCCCCGGAGTATCCCTACGTCATCCCTTCCCAGGACGCTTACCTGGCCGAACCCCAGCCGTGCTCCCGGGAAGGCCCTGGATATCAGCATCCCGAAATCAG ggtgctgcccaCCCACGTCCCCACCGCTTTCCTGCCGCTGCCAGGCAGCCTTTGCCCGGGAGCCCTGGGTCCCGCCGGCGTGGAGGCACTGGTGAGCGCCCAGGCAGTCTCAGCTGGCAGCCGCCTGGCCCGGGCAGACGCGGTCCTGCGGGAGAACGAGAGGCTCCAGCGGGAGACCGAGAAGCTGCGGCGGGAGCTGGAGAGCTGCACCGAGAAGGCAAGCCGCATCCAGAAG CTGGAGAGCGAGATCCAGCGCATCTCAGAGGATTACGAAAACCTCGTCAAGGCGTCTTCCAAGCGGGAAGCCTTGGAGAAAGCCATGAGGAACAAGAGAGATGGCGAGATGCGACGGCTCCAGGACTTCAACCGGGACCTGAAAG AGCGGTTGGAATCTGCGAACAAGCAGCTGGCCAGCAAGAcccaggaaagccaggagaGCAACCAGGGCAGCGTGGCCAAACTCCTGGCGCAGA GCTACGAGCAccagcaggagaaggagaagctggagcgggaggtgtccctgctgcGCAGCGCCAATGAGGACCAGCGGCGgcgggcagagctgctggagcaggcgCTGGGCAGTGCCCAGGCGCGGGCGGCCAAGGCGGAGGCCGAGCTGCGGAAGAAGCGCGCCTACGTGGAGAAGGTGGAgcggctgcaggcagccctgggccagCTCCAGGCTGCCTGCGAGAAGCGGGAGCAGCTCGAGCTGCGGCTCCGTACCCGCCTGGAGCAGGAGTTGAAGATGCTGCGGGCTCAGCAG AGACAGGCAGGTGCTGTGGGCGGGGGGATGCCGGAACTGAGTGCCCACACACTCTCCgagcagctgagggagaaggaggagaagatcCTGGCCCTGGAGGCCGACATGACCAAGTGGGAGCAGAAGTACCTGGAGGAGTGCACCATGCGGCAGTTTGCCATGGACGCTGCAGCCACTGCGGCCGCCCAGCGGGACACGACCCTCATCAGCCACTCCCCACGGCACTCGCCAAACAGCAGCTTCAACGAGGACCTCCTCCTGGCCAGCCACAAGCACCAGGAGATGGAGAACAG gttAAAAGCCCTTCATGCCCAAATCCTGGAGAAGGATGCCGTCATCAAGGTCCTGCAGCAGCGCTCACGGAGGGATCCCAGCAAAGCCCTCCAGGGCTCCCTGCGGCCAGCGAAGTCTGTGCCCTCCATCTTCGCTGCCTCTGCTGCCCCGAGCTGGCCAGGGGCCGGCCAGAGTGACCGGCTGGCCGAGGGCAGCTCCCGGGGCATCGCAG CAGGCAAAGCCACCGCCGAAGGGGCGGCAGCACCCgctgcccttcccctgccctcccactCCAAGCATGGCAGCAAGGACGGCAGCACGCAGACGGATGGGGTGGCCGAGAGCAGCGAACAGGGCGAGGGCACCGAGCACCCAGCCGGTGCGCTGG agagctcagctgctgccagagccccGGACCTGTCCGACATGGTGGAGATCCTGATCTGA
- the AMOTL2 gene encoding angiomotin-like protein 2 isoform X2, producing the protein MRTAEESNGTVLHRLIQEQLRYGNLTENRTLLAIQQQALRGGGGPGGAGSPRSSLESLSAEESQMVQQSARQEPQGQEHHSDHVYLESSVHRLCQPLHKGEELPTYEEAKAHSQYYASQRGGQRGENGPRGAESGTRRPDEGLKDLKHGHVRSLSERLMRMSLERNGAKAQSPISASHSYPQLSRHHQLAALRGQHPEGPEPRGPPPEYPYVIPSQDAYLAEPQPCSREGPGYQHPEIRVLPTHVPTAFLPLPGSLCPGALGPAGVEALVSAQAVSAGSRLARADAVLRENERLQRETEKLRRELESCTEKASRIQKLESEIQRISEDYENLVKASSKREALEKAMRNKRDGEMRRLQDFNRDLKERLESANKQLASKTQESQESNQGSVAKLLAQSYEHQQEKEKLEREVSLLRSANEDQRRRAELLEQALGSAQARAAKAEAELRKKRAYVEKVERLQAALGQLQAACEKREQLELRLRTRLEQELKMLRAQQRQAGAVGGGMPELSAHTLSEQLREKEEKILALEADMTKWEQKYLEECTMRQFAMDAAATAAAQRDTTLISHSPRHSPNSSFNEDLLLASHKHQEMENRLKALHAQILEKDAVIKVLQQRSRRDPSKALQGSLRPAKSVPSIFAASAAPSWPGAGQSDRLAEGSSRGIAGKATAEGAAAPAALPLPSHSKHGSKDGSTQTDGVAESSEQGEGTEHPAGALESSAAARAPDLSDMVEILI; encoded by the exons ATGCGGACGGCCGAGGAGTCCAACGGGACGGTCCTGCACCGCCTGATCCAGGAGCAGCTGCGCTACGGGAACCTGACGGAGAACCGCACGCTGCTGGCCATCCAGCAGCAGGCCctgcgcggcggggggggccccgggggggccggcagcccccgctCCTCCCTGGAGAGCCTCAGCGCCGAGGAGAGCCAAATGGTGCAGCAGTCGGCGCGGCAGGAGCCGCAGGGCCAGGAGCATCACTCCGACCACGTCTACCTGGAGAGCAGCGTCCATcggctctgccagcccctgcacaAGGGCGAGGAGCTGCCCACCTACGAGGAGGCCAAGGCGCACTCCCAGTACTACGCCTCgcagcggggcgggcagcggggggaAAATGGTCCGCGCGGGGCCGAGAGCGGCACCCGCCGCCCCGACGAGGGGCTGAAGGACCTGAAGCACGGCCACGTGCGGTCGCTGAGCGAGCGGCTGATGCGGATGTCGCTGGAGAGGAATGGGGCCAAAGCGCAGAGCCCCATCAGCGCCTCCCACAGCTACCCCCAGCTCTCCCGCCACCACCAGCTCGCTGCCCTGCGAGGGCAGCACCCAGAGGGGCCGGAGCCACGGGGACCACCCCCGGAGTATCCCTACGTCATCCCTTCCCAGGACGCTTACCTGGCCGAACCCCAGCCGTGCTCCCGGGAAGGCCCTGGATATCAGCATCCCGAAATCAG ggtgctgcccaCCCACGTCCCCACCGCTTTCCTGCCGCTGCCAGGCAGCCTTTGCCCGGGAGCCCTGGGTCCCGCCGGCGTGGAGGCACTGGTGAGCGCCCAGGCAGTCTCAGCTGGCAGCCGCCTGGCCCGGGCAGACGCGGTCCTGCGGGAGAACGAGAGGCTCCAGCGGGAGACCGAGAAGCTGCGGCGGGAGCTGGAGAGCTGCACCGAGAAGGCAAGCCGCATCCAGAAG CTGGAGAGCGAGATCCAGCGCATCTCAGAGGATTACGAAAACCTCGTCAAGGCGTCTTCCAAGCGGGAAGCCTTGGAGAAAGCCATGAGGAACAAGAGAGATGGCGAGATGCGACGGCTCCAGGACTTCAACCGGGACCTGAAAG AGCGGTTGGAATCTGCGAACAAGCAGCTGGCCAGCAAGAcccaggaaagccaggagaGCAACCAGGGCAGCGTGGCCAAACTCCTGGCGCAGA GCTACGAGCAccagcaggagaaggagaagctggagcgggaggtgtccctgctgcGCAGCGCCAATGAGGACCAGCGGCGgcgggcagagctgctggagcaggcgCTGGGCAGTGCCCAGGCGCGGGCGGCCAAGGCGGAGGCCGAGCTGCGGAAGAAGCGCGCCTACGTGGAGAAGGTGGAgcggctgcaggcagccctgggccagCTCCAGGCTGCCTGCGAGAAGCGGGAGCAGCTCGAGCTGCGGCTCCGTACCCGCCTGGAGCAGGAGTTGAAGATGCTGCGGGCTCAGCAG AGACAGGCAGGTGCTGTGGGCGGGGGGATGCCGGAACTGAGTGCCCACACACTCTCCgagcagctgagggagaaggaggagaagatcCTGGCCCTGGAGGCCGACATGACCAAGTGGGAGCAGAAGTACCTGGAGGAGTGCACCATGCGGCAGTTTGCCATGGACGCTGCAGCCACTGCGGCCGCCCAGCGGGACACGACCCTCATCAGCCACTCCCCACGGCACTCGCCAAACAGCAGCTTCAACGAGGACCTCCTCCTGGCCAGCCACAAGCACCAGGAGATGGAGAACAG gttAAAAGCCCTTCATGCCCAAATCCTGGAGAAGGATGCCGTCATCAAGGTCCTGCAGCAGCGCTCACGGAGGGATCCCAGCAAAGCCCTCCAGGGCTCCCTGCGGCCAGCGAAGTCTGTGCCCTCCATCTTCGCTGCCTCTGCTGCCCCGAGCTGGCCAGGGGCCGGCCAGAGTGACCGGCTGGCCGAGGGCAGCTCCCGGGGCATCGCAG GCAAAGCCACCGCCGAAGGGGCGGCAGCACCCgctgcccttcccctgccctcccactCCAAGCATGGCAGCAAGGACGGCAGCACGCAGACGGATGGGGTGGCCGAGAGCAGCGAACAGGGCGAGGGCACCGAGCACCCAGCCGGTGCGCTGG agagctcagctgctgccagagccccGGACCTGTCCGACATGGTGGAGATCCTGATCTGA